Proteins co-encoded in one Conger conger chromosome 4, fConCon1.1, whole genome shotgun sequence genomic window:
- the lepr gene encoding leptin receptor isoform X2: MSFSTKGTFLLCLTLALHSVLGLTLTDGSPGQLLGTPWAAVLCCELAEHAHSPPCHINLHSSSLESPNHLPSRGVVCLNILCWVDGNAENVICNLKLDVGLSDTSRPIAVSLQRLPSQLDSDNVTDSGARDKCEGRDVQTCSVALHSVNSTVSLMISVSDGSSSVQSPAMEIVPLSFLKPNPPLDLEYHMTTEGELRLSWTHAPPSTEHFVYDIRYSSQPLHSWMRMGAEGAPGVYLKGLNVGLNYTVQVRCKTPGNQGVWSDWSRRLYVYLNEVSYIPERLFTSTGSNVTIYCIFNNPSHNANNAVWWLSYQKVPETQYTIINDHVSSVTLLNVKPLKQRGYDILHCCQRDGEKSLCSVPYAQIYVKDLSVAISCEVNGELTAMTCTWNTSQWAEVRCLYQRYPLPCEEEMELPPAEECPVLGWDSKSCSLQPLFLTSCYIMWVEGRKTEGAVKSQPVYFQPIDLVKPHPPFDLGAISLPDAYLSIWWKRPELPVYELQFEVRYSVDKDDTLQKVIRSVFNQSAIVPVVDPCGVYTIQVRCKRLTGPGFWSDWSSPYYSTVNNIKAPEQGPDFWRMLQEYPKLNQTNVTLLFKLSQSEHNFCCVEGLTIKHQTSRGSVWLENLDRVSTYTFSWTEDAHTVTVLAHNALGSSTKNSYMTLARGTKSQSVHSFNSVMVNSSCVAFSWTLFPNSSAPSSFVIEWSAQSRSRQHTKQGERVKWVRVPPYSRAFHLHETFFATEEYQFTLYPIFENGEGEPIYAKDRGRPRGDHAAYVLLLIIAFLSVVLFVTLAVSQNQMRKLVWKDVPNPNNCSWAQGVDFRKAETIESLFRHPERLISCPLLLESETISEAVIVETTGSKVQDNERDQVLDKAGEGDEASTLAPCQNPEEPPVQETSVSPSSPDGSAQSRISYAMVLFPETPGLLYKQQESLSSSSDEGNFSANNSDISGSFPGGLWELENPPSNESGPRHSCCYNSAEEFSEPSDQEDDVLDGTGAGKQLYYLGMTSQDEEEDEDDKQDEDDEEEKVVRFPAEDAEALPLESNPLLGRWDPRLDRTDVVAQSPPLYVPQFRTASKKSQQAKGVPPGLKSSEQEPVC, encoded by the exons GTGTGCTGGGCCTGACCCTTACAGATGGATCACCTGGCCAGCTCCTGGGCACACCGTGGGCAGCGGTGCTGTGCTGCGAACTGGCTGAACATGCACACTCGCCGCCGTGTCACATCAACCTCCACAGCAGCTCTCTGGAATCTCCCAATCATCTTCCCAGCAGAGGAG TTGTCTGTTTGAACATCCTGTGCTGGGTTGATGGGAACGcggaaaatgtaatttgtaatcTAAAGCTTGACGTTGGACTGTCAGACACCAGCAGGCCCATTGCAGTTAGCTTGCAGCGTTTGCC GTCACAATTGGATTCAGACAATGTGACAGACAGTGGGGCACGCGACAAATGTGAAGGACGAGATGTCCAGACATGTTCTGTCGCTCTCCATTCAGTCAACAGCACGGTGTCTCTGATGATCTCCGTGTCTGATGGTTCTAGCTCTGTGCAGTCGCCAGCGATGGAAATTGTCCCATTAAGTTTCT TGAAGCCAAACCCCCCATTGGACCTGGAGTATCACATGACTACAGAAGGTGAGCTGAGATTGAGCTGGACCCATGCTCCACCCAGCACTGAACACTTCGTCTATGACATCCGCTACTCCTCCCAACCCTTGCACTCCTGGATG CGCATGGGTGCAGAGGGGGCTCCTGGTGTCTACCTTAAGGGGCTTAATGTAGGACTGAACTACACTGTCCAGGTGCGCTGCAAGACCCCCGGCAACCAGGGAGTGTGGAGCGACTGGAGCCGTCGCCTCTATGTTTACCTCAACG AAGTGAGTTATATCCCTGAAAGATTATTCACCAGCACGGGGTCCAACGTCACAATTTACTGCATTTTTAACAACCCAAGCCACAATGCTAACAATGCAGTTTGGTGGCTGAGCTACCAGAAAGTTCCAGAGACCCAGTACACCATTATCAATGACCATGTAAGCAGTGTCACTCTGCTTAATGTCAAACCACTGAAACAAAGAGGTTATGACATCCTCCACTGCTGCCAGCGAGATGGAGAGAAGTCACTGTGCAGCGTCCCCTATGCTCAGATTTACGTGAAGG atcTCAGCGTTGCCATATCCTGTGAAGTCAATGGCGAGCTCACGGCCATGACCTGCACCTGGAATACCAGCCAATGGGCTGAGGTCAGGTGTCTTTACCA AAGATATCCACTTCCTTGTGAAGAGGAGATGGAATTGCCTCCTGCTGAGGAGTGCCCTGTATTGGGGTGGGACTCTAAGAGTTGCAGCCTGCAGCCCCTATTCCTGACCTCCTGCTACATCATGTGGGTGGAAGGAAGGAAGACGGAGGGAGCCGTCAAGTCCCAGCCTGTCTATTTCCAGCCCATTGACTTGG TGAAGCCCCATCCTCCTTTTGACCTGGGGGCCATCTCTCTGCCAGATGCATATCTAAGTATCTGGTGGAAGAGACCTGAACTGCCTGTCTATGAGCTCCAGTTTGAAGTCCGTTACTCAGTGGACAAAGATGACACACTGCAAAAG GTCATAAGATCCGTGTTCAATCAGTCAGCCATAGTCCCGGTTGTGGATCCGTGTGGGGTGTATACCATCCAGGTACGCTGCAAGCGACTTACTGGACCTGGATTCTGGAGTGATTGGAGCAGCCCTTATTATTCTACCGTGAATAACATCAAAG CACCTGAACAGGGACCTGATTTCTGGAGAATGCTTCAGGAATATCCCAAACTGAATCAGACAAATGTCACTCTTCTCTTCAAG CTTTCACAGAGTGAGCATAATTTCTGTTGTGTGGAGGGACTTACAATTAAGCACCAGACCTCCAGGGGCTCTGTCTGGTTGGAGAATTTAGACCGTGTTTCCACCTACACCTTTTCTTGGACTGAAGATGCCCACACAGTCACTGTCCTGGCCCACAATGCCCTTGGATCTTCAACCAAGAACAGCTACATGACACTTGCCCGGGGCACCAAAT CGCAATCTGTCCACTCGTTTAACTCAGTGATGGTaaacagcagctgtgtggcattCTCCTGGACCCTGTTCCCAAACAGTTCTGCTCCATCTTCGTTTGTCATCGAATGGAGCGCCCAAAGCAGGAGCAGACAGCACACCAAGCAGGGGGAAAGGGTGAAGTGGGTACGAGTCCCCCCCTACAGCCGTGCCTTTCACCTACATG AAACCTTCTTTGCCACAGAAGAATACCAGTTTACTTTGTATCCAATATTTGAGaatggagaaggagagcctaTCTATGCCAAAG ACAGGGGGCGACCCAGGGGAGACCATGCAGCCTACGTGCTCCTGCTGATTatcgccttcctgtcagtggTCTTGTTTGTGACACTCGCCGTCTCCCAGAACCA AATGAGGAAGCTTGTGTGGAAAGATGTTCCCAACCCTAACAACTGCTCCTGGGCCCAGGGGGTGGATTTTAGGAAG GCAGAGACCATCGAAAGCCTTTTCCGCCACCCTGAGCGACTAATATCCTGCCCCTTGCTCCTGGAGTCAGAGACTATATCTGAGGCTGTAATTGTAGAAACGACAGGATCTAAGGTCCAGGACAATGAAAGGGATCAAGTCCTGGACAAAgctggagagggggatgaggccTCCACTCTGGCCCCCTGCCAAAACCCTGAGGAGCCCCCGGTCCAGGAGACATCCGTTTCCCCCAGTTCCCCTGATGGCTCAGCCCAATCCAGAATCAGCTACGCCATGGTTCTATTTCCAGAGACACCTGGTCTCCTGTACAAGCAGCAGGAGAGCCTGAGCAGCTCCTCGGATGAGGGAAACTTCTCCGCCAACAACTCTGACATCTCCGGCTCCTTTCCTGGGGGCTTGTGGGAGCTGGAGAACCCCCCTTCCAACGAATCCGGTCCCCGGCACTCCTGCTGCTACAACTCTGCTGAGGAGTTCTCCGAACCTTCCGATCAGGAAGATGATGTCCTGGATGGAACAGGCGCAGGAAAACAACTCTACTACCTGGGCATGACCTCAcaagatgaggaagaggatgaagatGATAAGCAAGATGAGGATGACGAGGAGGAAAAGGTGGTGAGGTTCCCTGCAGAGGATGCTGAAGCGCTACCTCTGGAGTCCAACCCCCTACTCGGCCGTTGGGATCCCAGATTGGACAGGACTGACGTGGTGGCACAGAGTCCTCCACTGTACGTGCCACAGTTCCGAACTGCATCCAAGAAGTCCCAGCAGGCTAAAGGAGTCCCTCCAGGTCTGAAAAGTTCTGAACAGGAGCCGGTGTGCTGA
- the lepr gene encoding leptin receptor isoform X4, translating into MSFSTKGTFLLCLTLALHSVLGLTLTDGSPGQLLGTPWAAVLCCELAEHAHSPPCHINLHSSSLESPNHLPSRGVVCLNILCWVDGNAENVICNLKLDVGLSDTSRPIAVSLQRLPSQLDSDNVTDSGARDKCEGRDVQTCSVALHSVNSTVSLMISVSDGSSSVQSPAMEIVPLSFLKPNPPLDLEYHMTTEGELRLSWTHAPPSTEHFVYDIRYSSQPLHSWMRMGAEGAPGVYLKGLNVGLNYTVQVRCKTPGNQGVWSDWSRRLYVYLNEVSYIPERLFTSTGSNVTIYCIFNNPSHNANNAVWWLSYQKVPETQYTIINDHVSSVTLLNVKPLKQRGYDILHCCQRDGEKSLCSVPYAQIYVKDLSVAISCEVNGELTAMTCTWNTSQWAEVRCLYQRYPLPCEEEMELPPAEECPVLGWDSKSCSLQPLFLTSCYIMWVEGRKTEGAVKSQPVYFQPIDLVKPHPPFDLGAISLPDAYLSIWWKRPELPVYELQFEVRYSVDKDDTLQKVIRSVFNQSAIVPVVDPCGVYTIQVRCKRLTGPGFWSDWSSPYYSTVNNIKAPEQGPDFWRMLQEYPKLNQTNVTLLFKLSQSEHNFCCVEGLTIKHQTSRGSVWLENLDRVSTYTFSWTEDAHTVTVLAHNALGSSTKNSYMTLARGTKSQSVHSFNSVMVNSSCVAFSWTLFPNSSAPSSFVIEWSAQSRSRQHTKQGERVKWVRVPPYSRAFHLHETFFATEEYQFTLYPIFENGEGEPIYAKDRGRPRGDHAAYVLLLIIAFLMRKLVWKDVPNPNNCSWAQGVDFRKAETIESLFRHPERLISCPLLLESETISEAVIVETTGSKVQDNERDQVLDKAGEGDEASTLAPCQNPEEPPVQETSVSPSSPDGSAQSRISYAMVLFPETPGLLYKQQESLSSSSDEGNFSANNSDISGSFPGGLWELENPPSNESGPRHSCCYNSAEEFSEPSDQEDDVLDGTGAGKQLYYLGMTSQDEEEDEDDKQDEDDEEEKVVRFPAEDAEALPLESNPLLGRWDPRLDRTDVVAQSPPLYVPQFRTASKKSQQAKGVPPGLKSSEQEPVC; encoded by the exons GTGTGCTGGGCCTGACCCTTACAGATGGATCACCTGGCCAGCTCCTGGGCACACCGTGGGCAGCGGTGCTGTGCTGCGAACTGGCTGAACATGCACACTCGCCGCCGTGTCACATCAACCTCCACAGCAGCTCTCTGGAATCTCCCAATCATCTTCCCAGCAGAGGAG TTGTCTGTTTGAACATCCTGTGCTGGGTTGATGGGAACGcggaaaatgtaatttgtaatcTAAAGCTTGACGTTGGACTGTCAGACACCAGCAGGCCCATTGCAGTTAGCTTGCAGCGTTTGCC GTCACAATTGGATTCAGACAATGTGACAGACAGTGGGGCACGCGACAAATGTGAAGGACGAGATGTCCAGACATGTTCTGTCGCTCTCCATTCAGTCAACAGCACGGTGTCTCTGATGATCTCCGTGTCTGATGGTTCTAGCTCTGTGCAGTCGCCAGCGATGGAAATTGTCCCATTAAGTTTCT TGAAGCCAAACCCCCCATTGGACCTGGAGTATCACATGACTACAGAAGGTGAGCTGAGATTGAGCTGGACCCATGCTCCACCCAGCACTGAACACTTCGTCTATGACATCCGCTACTCCTCCCAACCCTTGCACTCCTGGATG CGCATGGGTGCAGAGGGGGCTCCTGGTGTCTACCTTAAGGGGCTTAATGTAGGACTGAACTACACTGTCCAGGTGCGCTGCAAGACCCCCGGCAACCAGGGAGTGTGGAGCGACTGGAGCCGTCGCCTCTATGTTTACCTCAACG AAGTGAGTTATATCCCTGAAAGATTATTCACCAGCACGGGGTCCAACGTCACAATTTACTGCATTTTTAACAACCCAAGCCACAATGCTAACAATGCAGTTTGGTGGCTGAGCTACCAGAAAGTTCCAGAGACCCAGTACACCATTATCAATGACCATGTAAGCAGTGTCACTCTGCTTAATGTCAAACCACTGAAACAAAGAGGTTATGACATCCTCCACTGCTGCCAGCGAGATGGAGAGAAGTCACTGTGCAGCGTCCCCTATGCTCAGATTTACGTGAAGG atcTCAGCGTTGCCATATCCTGTGAAGTCAATGGCGAGCTCACGGCCATGACCTGCACCTGGAATACCAGCCAATGGGCTGAGGTCAGGTGTCTTTACCA AAGATATCCACTTCCTTGTGAAGAGGAGATGGAATTGCCTCCTGCTGAGGAGTGCCCTGTATTGGGGTGGGACTCTAAGAGTTGCAGCCTGCAGCCCCTATTCCTGACCTCCTGCTACATCATGTGGGTGGAAGGAAGGAAGACGGAGGGAGCCGTCAAGTCCCAGCCTGTCTATTTCCAGCCCATTGACTTGG TGAAGCCCCATCCTCCTTTTGACCTGGGGGCCATCTCTCTGCCAGATGCATATCTAAGTATCTGGTGGAAGAGACCTGAACTGCCTGTCTATGAGCTCCAGTTTGAAGTCCGTTACTCAGTGGACAAAGATGACACACTGCAAAAG GTCATAAGATCCGTGTTCAATCAGTCAGCCATAGTCCCGGTTGTGGATCCGTGTGGGGTGTATACCATCCAGGTACGCTGCAAGCGACTTACTGGACCTGGATTCTGGAGTGATTGGAGCAGCCCTTATTATTCTACCGTGAATAACATCAAAG CACCTGAACAGGGACCTGATTTCTGGAGAATGCTTCAGGAATATCCCAAACTGAATCAGACAAATGTCACTCTTCTCTTCAAG CTTTCACAGAGTGAGCATAATTTCTGTTGTGTGGAGGGACTTACAATTAAGCACCAGACCTCCAGGGGCTCTGTCTGGTTGGAGAATTTAGACCGTGTTTCCACCTACACCTTTTCTTGGACTGAAGATGCCCACACAGTCACTGTCCTGGCCCACAATGCCCTTGGATCTTCAACCAAGAACAGCTACATGACACTTGCCCGGGGCACCAAAT CGCAATCTGTCCACTCGTTTAACTCAGTGATGGTaaacagcagctgtgtggcattCTCCTGGACCCTGTTCCCAAACAGTTCTGCTCCATCTTCGTTTGTCATCGAATGGAGCGCCCAAAGCAGGAGCAGACAGCACACCAAGCAGGGGGAAAGGGTGAAGTGGGTACGAGTCCCCCCCTACAGCCGTGCCTTTCACCTACATG AAACCTTCTTTGCCACAGAAGAATACCAGTTTACTTTGTATCCAATATTTGAGaatggagaaggagagcctaTCTATGCCAAAG ACAGGGGGCGACCCAGGGGAGACCATGCAGCCTACGTGCTCCTGCTGATTatcgccttcct AATGAGGAAGCTTGTGTGGAAAGATGTTCCCAACCCTAACAACTGCTCCTGGGCCCAGGGGGTGGATTTTAGGAAG GCAGAGACCATCGAAAGCCTTTTCCGCCACCCTGAGCGACTAATATCCTGCCCCTTGCTCCTGGAGTCAGAGACTATATCTGAGGCTGTAATTGTAGAAACGACAGGATCTAAGGTCCAGGACAATGAAAGGGATCAAGTCCTGGACAAAgctggagagggggatgaggccTCCACTCTGGCCCCCTGCCAAAACCCTGAGGAGCCCCCGGTCCAGGAGACATCCGTTTCCCCCAGTTCCCCTGATGGCTCAGCCCAATCCAGAATCAGCTACGCCATGGTTCTATTTCCAGAGACACCTGGTCTCCTGTACAAGCAGCAGGAGAGCCTGAGCAGCTCCTCGGATGAGGGAAACTTCTCCGCCAACAACTCTGACATCTCCGGCTCCTTTCCTGGGGGCTTGTGGGAGCTGGAGAACCCCCCTTCCAACGAATCCGGTCCCCGGCACTCCTGCTGCTACAACTCTGCTGAGGAGTTCTCCGAACCTTCCGATCAGGAAGATGATGTCCTGGATGGAACAGGCGCAGGAAAACAACTCTACTACCTGGGCATGACCTCAcaagatgaggaagaggatgaagatGATAAGCAAGATGAGGATGACGAGGAGGAAAAGGTGGTGAGGTTCCCTGCAGAGGATGCTGAAGCGCTACCTCTGGAGTCCAACCCCCTACTCGGCCGTTGGGATCCCAGATTGGACAGGACTGACGTGGTGGCACAGAGTCCTCCACTGTACGTGCCACAGTTCCGAACTGCATCCAAGAAGTCCCAGCAGGCTAAAGGAGTCCCTCCAGGTCTGAAAAGTTCTGAACAGGAGCCGGTGTGCTGA
- the lepr gene encoding leptin receptor isoform X6 produces MTTEGELRLSWTHAPPSTEHFVYDIRYSSQPLHSWMRMGAEGAPGVYLKGLNVGLNYTVQVRCKTPGNQGVWSDWSRRLYVYLNEVSYIPERLFTSTGSNVTIYCIFNNPSHNANNAVWWLSYQKVPETQYTIINDHVSSVTLLNVKPLKQRGYDILHCCQRDGEKSLCSVPYAQIYVKDLSVAISCEVNGELTAMTCTWNTSQWAEVRCLYQRYPLPCEEEMELPPAEECPVLGWDSKSCSLQPLFLTSCYIMWVEGRKTEGAVKSQPVYFQPIDLVKPHPPFDLGAISLPDAYLSIWWKRPELPVYELQFEVRYSVDKDDTLQKVIRSVFNQSAIVPVVDPCGVYTIQVRCKRLTGPGFWSDWSSPYYSTVNNIKAPEQGPDFWRMLQEYPKLNQTNVTLLFKLSQSEHNFCCVEGLTIKHQTSRGSVWLENLDRVSTYTFSWTEDAHTVTVLAHNALGSSTKNSYMTLARGTKSQSVHSFNSVMVNSSCVAFSWTLFPNSSAPSSFVIEWSAQSRSRQHTKQGERVKWVRVPPYSRAFHLHETFFATEEYQFTLYPIFENGEGEPIYAKEDRGRPRGDHAAYVLLLIIAFLSVVLFVTLAVSQNQMRKLVWKDVPNPNNCSWAQGVDFRKAETIESLFRHPERLISCPLLLESETISEAVIVETTGSKVQDNERDQVLDKAGEGDEASTLAPCQNPEEPPVQETSVSPSSPDGSAQSRISYAMVLFPETPGLLYKQQESLSSSSDEGNFSANNSDISGSFPGGLWELENPPSNESGPRHSCCYNSAEEFSEPSDQEDDVLDGTGAGKQLYYLGMTSQDEEEDEDDKQDEDDEEEKVVRFPAEDAEALPLESNPLLGRWDPRLDRTDVVAQSPPLYVPQFRTASKKSQQAKGVPPGLKSSEQEPVC; encoded by the exons ATGACTACAGAAGGTGAGCTGAGATTGAGCTGGACCCATGCTCCACCCAGCACTGAACACTTCGTCTATGACATCCGCTACTCCTCCCAACCCTTGCACTCCTGGATG CGCATGGGTGCAGAGGGGGCTCCTGGTGTCTACCTTAAGGGGCTTAATGTAGGACTGAACTACACTGTCCAGGTGCGCTGCAAGACCCCCGGCAACCAGGGAGTGTGGAGCGACTGGAGCCGTCGCCTCTATGTTTACCTCAACG AAGTGAGTTATATCCCTGAAAGATTATTCACCAGCACGGGGTCCAACGTCACAATTTACTGCATTTTTAACAACCCAAGCCACAATGCTAACAATGCAGTTTGGTGGCTGAGCTACCAGAAAGTTCCAGAGACCCAGTACACCATTATCAATGACCATGTAAGCAGTGTCACTCTGCTTAATGTCAAACCACTGAAACAAAGAGGTTATGACATCCTCCACTGCTGCCAGCGAGATGGAGAGAAGTCACTGTGCAGCGTCCCCTATGCTCAGATTTACGTGAAGG atcTCAGCGTTGCCATATCCTGTGAAGTCAATGGCGAGCTCACGGCCATGACCTGCACCTGGAATACCAGCCAATGGGCTGAGGTCAGGTGTCTTTACCA AAGATATCCACTTCCTTGTGAAGAGGAGATGGAATTGCCTCCTGCTGAGGAGTGCCCTGTATTGGGGTGGGACTCTAAGAGTTGCAGCCTGCAGCCCCTATTCCTGACCTCCTGCTACATCATGTGGGTGGAAGGAAGGAAGACGGAGGGAGCCGTCAAGTCCCAGCCTGTCTATTTCCAGCCCATTGACTTGG TGAAGCCCCATCCTCCTTTTGACCTGGGGGCCATCTCTCTGCCAGATGCATATCTAAGTATCTGGTGGAAGAGACCTGAACTGCCTGTCTATGAGCTCCAGTTTGAAGTCCGTTACTCAGTGGACAAAGATGACACACTGCAAAAG GTCATAAGATCCGTGTTCAATCAGTCAGCCATAGTCCCGGTTGTGGATCCGTGTGGGGTGTATACCATCCAGGTACGCTGCAAGCGACTTACTGGACCTGGATTCTGGAGTGATTGGAGCAGCCCTTATTATTCTACCGTGAATAACATCAAAG CACCTGAACAGGGACCTGATTTCTGGAGAATGCTTCAGGAATATCCCAAACTGAATCAGACAAATGTCACTCTTCTCTTCAAG CTTTCACAGAGTGAGCATAATTTCTGTTGTGTGGAGGGACTTACAATTAAGCACCAGACCTCCAGGGGCTCTGTCTGGTTGGAGAATTTAGACCGTGTTTCCACCTACACCTTTTCTTGGACTGAAGATGCCCACACAGTCACTGTCCTGGCCCACAATGCCCTTGGATCTTCAACCAAGAACAGCTACATGACACTTGCCCGGGGCACCAAAT CGCAATCTGTCCACTCGTTTAACTCAGTGATGGTaaacagcagctgtgtggcattCTCCTGGACCCTGTTCCCAAACAGTTCTGCTCCATCTTCGTTTGTCATCGAATGGAGCGCCCAAAGCAGGAGCAGACAGCACACCAAGCAGGGGGAAAGGGTGAAGTGGGTACGAGTCCCCCCCTACAGCCGTGCCTTTCACCTACATG AAACCTTCTTTGCCACAGAAGAATACCAGTTTACTTTGTATCCAATATTTGAGaatggagaaggagagcctaTCTATGCCAAAG AAGACAGGGGGCGACCCAGGGGAGACCATGCAGCCTACGTGCTCCTGCTGATTatcgccttcctgtcagtggTCTTGTTTGTGACACTCGCCGTCTCCCAGAACCA AATGAGGAAGCTTGTGTGGAAAGATGTTCCCAACCCTAACAACTGCTCCTGGGCCCAGGGGGTGGATTTTAGGAAG GCAGAGACCATCGAAAGCCTTTTCCGCCACCCTGAGCGACTAATATCCTGCCCCTTGCTCCTGGAGTCAGAGACTATATCTGAGGCTGTAATTGTAGAAACGACAGGATCTAAGGTCCAGGACAATGAAAGGGATCAAGTCCTGGACAAAgctggagagggggatgaggccTCCACTCTGGCCCCCTGCCAAAACCCTGAGGAGCCCCCGGTCCAGGAGACATCCGTTTCCCCCAGTTCCCCTGATGGCTCAGCCCAATCCAGAATCAGCTACGCCATGGTTCTATTTCCAGAGACACCTGGTCTCCTGTACAAGCAGCAGGAGAGCCTGAGCAGCTCCTCGGATGAGGGAAACTTCTCCGCCAACAACTCTGACATCTCCGGCTCCTTTCCTGGGGGCTTGTGGGAGCTGGAGAACCCCCCTTCCAACGAATCCGGTCCCCGGCACTCCTGCTGCTACAACTCTGCTGAGGAGTTCTCCGAACCTTCCGATCAGGAAGATGATGTCCTGGATGGAACAGGCGCAGGAAAACAACTCTACTACCTGGGCATGACCTCAcaagatgaggaagaggatgaagatGATAAGCAAGATGAGGATGACGAGGAGGAAAAGGTGGTGAGGTTCCCTGCAGAGGATGCTGAAGCGCTACCTCTGGAGTCCAACCCCCTACTCGGCCGTTGGGATCCCAGATTGGACAGGACTGACGTGGTGGCACAGAGTCCTCCACTGTACGTGCCACAGTTCCGAACTGCATCCAAGAAGTCCCAGCAGGCTAAAGGAGTCCCTCCAGGTCTGAAAAGTTCTGAACAGGAGCCGGTGTGCTGA